A stretch of DNA from Insulibacter thermoxylanivorax:
TCATCCTGTAACAGACAGTAATCACTTAGATGACAATAAGATCTCTGATATAAAGGAATCCATCGTTCACACAGCTTTTGAATTGCATTTGAATCAATACGGTGTGTGTCGTGCTGATATTAGGCTGCCAAATTTAAATCATGACTTACCTAATGCGGACGAAATGAATGAATTCATCAACTCTGAATTTCGCTATATTCTAAATATGAAAGATATAAATGACTGTCAATCATCTGAGGGCTTTGATTATGTATGGTATAAGTATGACTATACTGTTGCTGATTTTGATGGGATCTACAGCATCGCTGTATACTCAACCATAACCTCATCATATGGGTCGTATTCCCCTCTGAACTATGTTCAATCGTTTTATTATGATATGAACAATGGAGAAATATTAACGATAAAACAGTTTTTAGATAAGATAGGATACTCTGAGGAAGACATTGTAAACGCTTATATAAATAGCTGTTGCCCCGCATATACGCCTAATCAGATTGATTTTAGTCAGATATTTTTCTATTTCGACGAGCACAAAGATCTAAACTTCTTCTTTAACTTAAGCTCCATTATTCAATCGTAAAAGATCCCATTATCTTTGTATTTATACTGATGAGGAGTGCATGAGAGATTCACGTTCACCCCCTCAATAAACTCTCTCCACCACATCCAAGAACCCCTGCATCCTTTTAATCTTCTCGTCAGACTTCGTCCATGCCATGATGACGACATCGGTGCCTTTGCGATCGATGGGGTGGTATACATATCCGTGCATGCCGATGCTGTGGAGATGGTGATCGATCTTCTCTGCTTGATCGGCGCCGCTCATCATGACGATATTCCCGTCGTCTTTGAGAAACGGGTTGAGATTGTCCATGGCTTCTAAGATCGCTTCCGTGGAATTCGGGGAGAAGGGGACTTCGGTGACGATGGCATCGAACTTCTTGCCGGGGAATTGGATCTGGCTTGCATCGCCGACGCGGTGCTCGGATCCGTAAAACTTAAGTCCAGGGGACACCACAGGATCGATATCCACACTGTAGACGTTGAGAGAGCTCTTGATATATTTGGCTTGATAGACGATGCCTCCGCCGCCGGAGAATGGATCAAGCAGCTTCGCGGCGCGATAGGGGTTGGACAGATTCACCATGCATCTGGCATCCTCTGCCGGCAAGGCTCTTCGACCGGTTTCCGAACCATCGCCGCGGTAGCCGTGCACGACTTTCACTTCATCGTTTTCATCCAGGATCTTGAACTTCCGTTTATGCGGAGATTGTTTCTCGTAGAGGGAAGCGTCCTGCTCATAATACTTATGGAGCGAGAACCGCCTGCCTTTCCAAATCAACTCATTGATCGTGACAAGCTCCGTGTGGTTCTCCGATTGATCACTGTGGAAATCTAGGAGATAGAACCGGTCGCAATAACCGATCCGCGCCAAGAGGTGCTTCAGTTTATCTAAATGCTCCACGGGCACGAAGAAGGTGAACAGGCCTTTGACATCCCCAAGCGGACCGTTGCGAATGAAGATTCCCCCGATGGAGGAAAGTGCGATATAGGCCTCCATGATCGCCAGCCGCTTGGCTTTGATCCTGGAATTTCTCAGTTCGAAGGCAATAACCGCATACTGATCGAGGTAATGATCGATGTTCTTCCCTGTAATCGCGATGTAACCTTTCATCGATTTCTCACTATCCATTCTGTATATGATGATAGACAACATCGGAGCGTACAGCAGTCCGGTGCCGCTGCACGCTGCAAAGTTCCTATCTACTAGTCTACATGACCCAGCAAGATCTGTCTAAATTTCATAACGGTTTCCACATTGGGGCCTTTGTTGATAGTGAACAGTTAGGAGAAGGGTTAATCAGGAACAGAATAGTTGCGTGAGACGATCTATCCTGTCGACTTGACATACGAGGAGGCAGAAGCCGAGAGTGAGACGACAGGAACTGTCGATAGAGCGTGCGCATCAGCGGAAACGGCTTTTGAGTCAACAAATCTTGTCGTCTTAGGCGGAGATGAAGCGGGAATGAGCATGAGACGACAAAGGATATCGTCTCAGCGCACGAAACAGCCCGCTTCAGCCTGCGAGTCAAAAAATCGATCGATTCATAATGTGCGGAAGCGCGTGTTTAATCCGGCAGCTGGCAGCAATCATTAATAGTATGCGCAGCTCATTTTACGCTATAGAGAAGATGTCGCTTGGCTTGCAGCTTCTGAATCTTGCTGTCCAGCAACTGATAGCACAGCGTGCGTTCGTGCTCGTCTTGGCTGTGGACGGCTGTTTCCATATAGATGAGGATGCGGCGCAAGAATTGGAGATGCTTCTTGATCGTAACGAGTTTACGCAGGTCTGCGAAGGATGTCCGCTTGAATCGCAGGTCTGCGGATTGATATTCAAGCAAGGTTTGAATTTTGTCCAGTGATGCTTCCAGCGAAGCCGTGAGCGGCAGGAGATCGCTCGTTCTCACCTTGCGATCCAATACTAGGCGTGCCTGAGTGAGGATCGAGGCATAGGTTTGAGACAGGTTGGTTTTAAGTTCGGACATATAATTAGGGCGGAATAGGATAAAATTCACGGCGGCGGATACGACGATTCCGGTGATAGTTGTCCCAAGTCGAACCACAAATTCCATCAGAAAATGGCCTTCCGACACATAGATCATATTAACTGCGGTCAAGGTTGAGACGACAAGCGCTTGGTTCCAGCCGAGAAGATTACAGACATAGATCGTGGATAATGCTGAGAGTGTGAACGTCAGCGGCTGGGGACCGAGCCACGCTTCGAATATCATCGCGAAAGCTGCGCCTATAGCGGCAGCTGGGAAGCGAATGAGACCTTTGCGGATGGAAGCATCGACGGTTGGTTCAACGGTGACGATGGCTGTAATCACGGCGAAGATCATCGGCCAGTTCAGCAAGTAACAGATCTGCGCGGTCATAAAAACAGCCACGGCGGTTTTGATTAATCGTTTGCCAATCTGAAATTGATGAAATGGAAACATCGGAATCCTCCAATAAGTCATTACCTTTGCTGCAGATTGTTCACGGAAACCACATGTTTAATCGGTTCATTGATTCTCTTTATATTAATAAAACCTATATAGCTATAATTATATAATATTACGGTCGGTAAAAAGCTTTATTAAATGTCATAGAATGCGCAGTTCTGTCCTTGAGCGGTTCTTCTATGTCATAATACTGAGCGGTTCAGTAAACAGGGAAGCCGCCGGATGCTGACAGCCGACGGCTTCTATGTCTTATTCGATATTGGCGGCATCTTTGAGGCGTTTGAAGATCTTCTCGAAGTCTTCTGCAGAAATGCCCGGTGCAAACTCTTCATCGATTGCCGGCAGATCCGGTACCGGATAGCCTTCCGGTGTTCCGTGGACAACTTCCAGTTTCGAACCGTCATCCGGATGGCTGCCTCTCCAGATCAGGGCGATCTCTTCATAGTCGTTATCGCTGAAGGTGTACAGCCGGCGGTGCCATCCTTGTTCTTCGTATTTGCGTGCGTATTCGAACTTGGAGTTGTCCAGGCTCGGCACGGGCAGCATCTTCGTCAAGTCGATGCCGGTGATGGTCTCGATGGCTTTGGCGTAGGCCAGGGTATGCACGCCGCCGCGCACGAGTAAGTATCCGATCATTTCACGCGCAATCGGGTTGTCCGTCATCTCGTAGACGCGCATCTTGTGGGTGCGTGCCCCGATCTCCAGGAAGAAGTTATGCAGCAGGTCGAGCAAGAGATTCCCGCTGTTGAAGACATAATCCCCTGTCCAAGCTTTGCCCATGGAATCCCAAGGTTTGGCCGTCAGAGCCGTATCGATGAAATGGTACGAGTTCCGCTTGTCGGTTCCATTGCTTAGCGGGCTCTTATCGGGATCATCCGGCTTCGTCGAGCCGGTGAGCATCAGGTTGATGGTGTTGGCTACCAGCTCTACGTGTCCTACTTCTTCCGCAGTGATGCTGGCCACCAGATGGTAGAATGGCTTCAGCTTCTCCTTGTCGCGGAAAGCGAAGGACTGGAACATGTAGTTGTTCAGCGTGGACATCTCACCGAAGCGACCGCCCAGGAGTTCTTGCACGGCACTTGCCGCATTGGGATCGGGATGCTCCGGTTTTGGCAGTTCAATTGGCAGACGATTGATCCTTTTGAACATGAGAACCCCTCCCAAATAAAATATAATAATTCCTTTTCGATAATTATTCTAATAAGATAATTAATACATGTCAATATTCATTTTAAACTACATGTAGTGCTGCGTTCTTGTCAATGAGATTTGTTAATTCTATCATACATGGATTAGCAAAATATGTTTGTGAAAACAATCACAACAAAACAAAAAAGATGCTGTCCAGTCATCGAGTCTACGGAGCGTGGATTATTTCTCACAGGAAACAGGGCTATCCGCTGCTGGAACATGAGATATCGTCTGAATTTGCGAAATCTCAGCTGTACGGCACAAAATTTTGCGCGGACCAGGTTGCTGCGATGGATTTCCGCTATTTTGCCCGCAAGCGTCCGCCGGAGGAAGAACCCTCCCTGGCTGTTGCACTCCGGATTGATGAATACGCGTCGATGTCGGCCTTTGGCCGGTTGGAAGCAGCCAAGCAAGCCGCCGTGGCTTTGTACGAATTTTGCACGGGGTGCGGCATTCCGATCATGGTTTACGGGGATACAGCGGACCGCTCCAAGCTGGAGCAAATGTCTGTCTATGCTTATGTCGACTTTGAGAGCAACGATCCCGATGATAAATACGCGCTTATGAACATTCAGGCGCGCAGCAATAATCGGGATGGTATGGCCCTGCGCATCCTGGCTGAAAGGCTGCTTCATGCGCCGCAGAAGACGAAGCTGATCATCAGCATCAGCGATGGACAACCTAAGGCGATGCCGGATTATACGGGCGAGAAAGCAGCGAGAGATGGGATAAGCTGCATTACCTGATCGGTGTGCAATTTCTGTTGGAGCAAGCCGGTGCCGGGCATAAGAGGAAACGGAAGACATACCCGGGCGAGCTGGAGTATGAATGGGTGTGCGCGGAGATCGATCGCCTGATGAAGGCATTTGATGAACGCAACCGCAATCAGTATGTCAGCCAGAGAGTAGAAAGTCTAAGGCAGCAGTTTGCAGAGATGATGAGGATCTTAGCATGATGTTCATGTT
This window harbors:
- a CDS encoding TRM11 family SAM-dependent methyltransferase gives rise to the protein MKGYIAITGKNIDHYLDQYAVIAFELRNSRIKAKRLAIMEAYIALSSIGGIFIRNGPLGDVKGLFTFFVPVEHLDKLKHLLARIGYCDRFYLLDFHSDQSENHTELVTINELIWKGRRFSLHKYYEQDASLYEKQSPHKRKFKILDENDEVKVVHGYRGDGSETGRRALPAEDARCMVNLSNPYRAAKLLDPFSGGGGIVYQAKYIKSSLNVYSVDIDPVVSPGLKFYGSEHRVGDASQIQFPGKKFDAIVTEVPFSPNSTEAILEAMDNLNPFLKDDGNIVMMSGADQAEKIDHHLHSIGMHGYVYHPIDRKGTDVVIMAWTKSDEKIKRMQGFLDVVERVY
- a CDS encoding FUSC family protein — translated: MFPFHQFQIGKRLIKTAVAVFMTAQICYLLNWPMIFAVITAIVTVEPTVDASIRKGLIRFPAAAIGAAFAMIFEAWLGPQPLTFTLSALSTIYVCNLLGWNQALVVSTLTAVNMIYVSEGHFLMEFVVRLGTTITGIVVSAAVNFILFRPNYMSELKTNLSQTYASILTQARLVLDRKVRTSDLLPLTASLEASLDKIQTLLEYQSADLRFKRTSFADLRKLVTIKKHLQFLRRILIYMETAVHSQDEHERTLCYQLLDSKIQKLQAKRHLLYSVK
- a CDS encoding manganese catalase family protein, yielding MFKRINRLPIELPKPEHPDPNAASAVQELLGGRFGEMSTLNNYMFQSFAFRDKEKLKPFYHLVASITAEEVGHVELVANTINLMLTGSTKPDDPDKSPLSNGTDKRNSYHFIDTALTAKPWDSMGKAWTGDYVFNSGNLLLDLLHNFFLEIGARTHKMRVYEMTDNPIAREMIGYLLVRGGVHTLAYAKAIETITGIDLTKMLPVPSLDNSKFEYARKYEEQGWHRRLYTFSDNDYEEIALIWRGSHPDDGSKLEVVHGTPEGYPVPDLPAIDEEFAPGISAEDFEKIFKRLKDAANIE
- a CDS encoding vWA domain-containing protein; the protein is MLSSHRVYGAWIISHRKQGYPLLEHEISSEFAKSQLYGTKFCADQVAAMDFRYFARKRPPEEEPSLAVALRIDEYASMSAFGRLEAAKQAAVALYEFCTGCGIPIMVYGDTADRSKLEQMSVYAYVDFESNDPDDKYALMNIQARSNNRDGMALRILAERLLHAPQKTKLIISISDGQPKAMPDYTGEKAARDGISCIT